One Vanessa cardui chromosome 4, ilVanCard2.1, whole genome shotgun sequence genomic window carries:
- the LOC124544087 gene encoding uncharacterized protein LOC124544087 isoform X2 yields the protein MLVKKLMHISVFGLAMLWDWKSEAATAAVKLCGRQLGDIMSRVCHEYNSPTWDAPTVVEQPAALVRRRRRTGIADECCVFGCTWEQLTAYCAISAKSESPLDSMEAHMIADRSAEAEAEAAVVSPAVVGKEWSTSGETGSSRREVGRGRSRGYGRARARGRRCWCRRKRRSGRRRSSLMGAHKRCRARCARIGNSVAPTDMGQNPEH from the exons ATGTTGGTGAAGAAGTTAATGCATATATCTGTTTTTGGACTGGCGATGCTATGGGACTGGAAGAGCGAAGCTGCCACGGCCGCTGTAAAACTGTGTGGCCGCCAGCTCGGCGACATCATGAGCAGAGTCTGCCACGAGTATAATAGCCCTACTTGGGATGCGCCTACAG TGGTAGAGCAACCAGCTGCATTGGTGAGAAGAAGAAGGCGAACTGGAATCGCAGATGAGTGCTGTGTCTTCGGATGTACTTGGGAACAGCTAACTGCATATTGCGCAATAAGTGCCAA ATCTGAATCGCCGTTGGATTCCATGGAAGCACACATGATCGCGGACCGATCGGCGGAGGCGGAGGCAGAGGCGGCAGTGGTTTCTCCGGCAGTGGTAGGCAAGGAGTGGTCTACAAGCGGAGAGACGGGGAGCTCTCGGCGCGAGGTGGGACGCGGTCGCAGTCGCGGGTACGGGCGCGCGAGGGCGCGAGGGCGCCGTTGTTGGTGCCGGCGCAAGAGGCGCTCGGGCCGACGGCGATCCTCACTCATGG GAGCTCATAAAAGGTGCCGCGCGCGCTGCGCCCGTATTGGGAACAGTGTCGCCCCTACTGACATGGGGCAGAACCCTGAACACTGA
- the LOC124544087 gene encoding uncharacterized protein LOC124544087 isoform X3: MLVKKLMHISVFGLAMLWDWKSEAATAAVKLCGRQLGDIMSRVCHEYNSPTWDAPTVVEQPAALVRRRRRTGIADECCVFGCTWEQLTAYCAISAKSESPLDSMEAHMIADRSAEAEAEAAVVSPAVVGKEWSTSGETGSSRREELIKGAARAAPVLGTVSPLLTWGRTLNTDLPSIERDRYAYVAVYT, encoded by the exons ATGTTGGTGAAGAAGTTAATGCATATATCTGTTTTTGGACTGGCGATGCTATGGGACTGGAAGAGCGAAGCTGCCACGGCCGCTGTAAAACTGTGTGGCCGCCAGCTCGGCGACATCATGAGCAGAGTCTGCCACGAGTATAATAGCCCTACTTGGGATGCGCCTACAG TGGTAGAGCAACCAGCTGCATTGGTGAGAAGAAGAAGGCGAACTGGAATCGCAGATGAGTGCTGTGTCTTCGGATGTACTTGGGAACAGCTAACTGCATATTGCGCAATAAGTGCCAA ATCTGAATCGCCGTTGGATTCCATGGAAGCACACATGATCGCGGACCGATCGGCGGAGGCGGAGGCAGAGGCGGCAGTGGTTTCTCCGGCAGTGGTAGGCAAGGAGTGGTCTACAAGCGGAGAGACGGGGAGCTCTCGGCGCGAG GAGCTCATAAAAGGTGCCGCGCGCGCTGCGCCCGTATTGGGAACAGTGTCGCCCCTACTGACATGGGGCAGAACCCTGAACACTGACTTGCCATCGATTGAACGAGATCGATACGCATATGTTGCAGTCTACACATAA
- the LOC124544154 gene encoding 60S ribosomal protein L39 — protein MSAHKTFIIKRKLAKKLKQNRPIPQWVRMRTGNTIRYNAKRRHWRRTKLKL, from the exons ATG tCGGCCCACAagacatttattattaagcGCAAGCTTGCAAAGAAGTTGAAACAGAATAGACCAATTCCCCAATGGGTCAGAATGCGCACTGGAAATACAATTCG ctACAACGCTAAGAGGCGTCACTGGAGGAGAACCAAGCTCAAGCTGTAA
- the LOC124544087 gene encoding uncharacterized protein LOC124544087 isoform X1, which yields MLVKKLMHISVFGLAMLWDWKSEAATAAVKLCGRQLGDIMSRVCHEYNSPTWDAPTVVEQPAALVRRRRRTGIADECCVFGCTWEQLTAYCAISAKSESPLDSMEAHMIADRSAEAEAEAAVVSPAVVGKEWSTSGETGSSRREVGRGRSRGYGRARARGRRCWCRRKRRSGRRRSSLMGNMELIKGAARAAPVLGTVSPLLTWGRTLNTDLPSIERDRYAYVAVYT from the exons ATGTTGGTGAAGAAGTTAATGCATATATCTGTTTTTGGACTGGCGATGCTATGGGACTGGAAGAGCGAAGCTGCCACGGCCGCTGTAAAACTGTGTGGCCGCCAGCTCGGCGACATCATGAGCAGAGTCTGCCACGAGTATAATAGCCCTACTTGGGATGCGCCTACAG TGGTAGAGCAACCAGCTGCATTGGTGAGAAGAAGAAGGCGAACTGGAATCGCAGATGAGTGCTGTGTCTTCGGATGTACTTGGGAACAGCTAACTGCATATTGCGCAATAAGTGCCAA ATCTGAATCGCCGTTGGATTCCATGGAAGCACACATGATCGCGGACCGATCGGCGGAGGCGGAGGCAGAGGCGGCAGTGGTTTCTCCGGCAGTGGTAGGCAAGGAGTGGTCTACAAGCGGAGAGACGGGGAGCTCTCGGCGCGAGGTGGGACGCGGTCGCAGTCGCGGGTACGGGCGCGCGAGGGCGCGAGGGCGCCGTTGTTGGTGCCGGCGCAAGAGGCGCTCGGGCCGACGGCGATCCTCACTCATGGGTAACATG GAGCTCATAAAAGGTGCCGCGCGCGCTGCGCCCGTATTGGGAACAGTGTCGCCCCTACTGACATGGGGCAGAACCCTGAACACTGACTTGCCATCGATTGAACGAGATCGATACGCATATGTTGCAGTCTACACATAA
- the LOC124544088 gene encoding uncharacterized protein LOC124544088, with product MNKLLTLLGTKRLFDCRSITTRIAADGKDVAKNKQYENRITLIGSDNSVSITDLKNAQNLSTRRDLKLVKIQDADSKTRRPVYKLMTNAQYHDEELSRRKEKKAASESNTIKGQKLMTLSSKIADHDILTGCKKMGKLLDKQYEVKVVISGDESEHPKLERIYEMIEKNLKTVGKVVQLRTKGNNLRFQIVPIKDKIDQSKVETKSGQNNNNNDNDKGPL from the exons ATGAATAAGCTACTTACTTTACTCGGTACGAAAAGATTATTTGATTGTCGGTCTATCACCACAAGAATAGCTGCAGATGGAAAAGATGTTgccaaaaataaacaatacgaaAACAGAATTACACTTATTGGATCAGATAATTCAGTCAGTATAACGGATCTTAAAAATGCCCAGAATTTGTCAACAAGACgtgatttaaaattagttaagaTCCAGGATGCTGATTCGAAGACAAGACGACCAGTATATAA ATTAATGACAAATGCACAGTATCATGACGAAGAACTTTcaagaagaaaagaaaaaaaagcagCTTCTGAAAGTAATACCATTAAAGGTCAAAAGTTGATGACTTTATCTTCAAAAATAGCTGACCATGATATATTGACGGGTTGTAAAAAAATGGGAAAGCTACTTGATAAACAATATGAAGTTAAAGTAGTTATATCTGGTGACGAAAGCGAACATCCAAAATTG GAGAGGATATATGAAATGATAGAGAAGAACTTAAAGACAGTAGGTAAAGTGGTGCAATTGCGAACAAAGGgaaataatttaagatttcaAATAGTACCAATTAAGGATAAAATAGATCAATCCAAGGTTGAAACTAAATCgggtcaaaataataataataatgacaatgACAAAGGGCCACTATGA
- the LOC124544087 gene encoding insulin-like growth factor I isoform X4, which yields MLVKKLMHISVFGLAMLWDWKSEAATAAVKLCGRQLGDIMSRVCHEYNSPTWDAPTVVEQPAALVRRRRRTGIADECCVFGCTWEQLTAYCAISAKSESPLDSMEAHMIADRSAEAEAEAAVVSPAVELIKGAARAAPVLGTVSPLLTWGRTLNTDLPSIERDRYAYVAVYT from the exons ATGTTGGTGAAGAAGTTAATGCATATATCTGTTTTTGGACTGGCGATGCTATGGGACTGGAAGAGCGAAGCTGCCACGGCCGCTGTAAAACTGTGTGGCCGCCAGCTCGGCGACATCATGAGCAGAGTCTGCCACGAGTATAATAGCCCTACTTGGGATGCGCCTACAG TGGTAGAGCAACCAGCTGCATTGGTGAGAAGAAGAAGGCGAACTGGAATCGCAGATGAGTGCTGTGTCTTCGGATGTACTTGGGAACAGCTAACTGCATATTGCGCAATAAGTGCCAA ATCTGAATCGCCGTTGGATTCCATGGAAGCACACATGATCGCGGACCGATCGGCGGAGGCGGAGGCAGAGGCGGCAGTGGTTTCTCCGGCAGTG GAGCTCATAAAAGGTGCCGCGCGCGCTGCGCCCGTATTGGGAACAGTGTCGCCCCTACTGACATGGGGCAGAACCCTGAACACTGACTTGCCATCGATTGAACGAGATCGATACGCATATGTTGCAGTCTACACATAA